One region of Halohasta litchfieldiae genomic DNA includes:
- a CDS encoding thioredoxin domain-containing protein codes for MILSPERRDREAEIVVYDISVYSVDSRADLAERDILFNLLADPDGAVADVFGLDTGEGYTDRRTFVLADEEVFAMYDPKLADLADHATAVLNDIRNGFITGG; via the coding sequence ATGATTCTTTCTCCAGAGCGGCGCGACCGGGAAGCAGAAATTGTAGTATACGACATTTCGGTGTACAGCGTCGACAGCCGCGCTGACCTTGCTGAAAGGGACATTTTGTTCAATCTGCTTGCCGATCCCGACGGTGCTGTCGCTGATGTCTTTGGGCTTGACACTGGGGAGGGCTATACGGACCGCCGTACGTTCGTCCTCGCTGACGAGGAAGTGTTTGCGATGTACGACCCCAAACTTGCGGACCTAGCAGACCATGCCACAGCAGTGTTGAACGACATACGGAATGGATTTATCACCGGTGGATAG
- a CDS encoding MBL fold metallo-hydrolase encodes MRLSFNHANPNSGNESFLLRFGTGSAETACILVDAGDGVDLDSLLSPSDQLVAICLTHAHVDHYAELTAAHRDDVPIFTSPATATILGDVFDVASSKYDITASEAVTSAIAPIDDWTDIVPGIEIHPVPAGHVPGAVGFLFRVIDDDDTHHILTTGDFTSRRAGGFPGFDSDGFIDVDVLFLTGATNNKFESAITEALGTAISHAHSGSRTLVTASGLVGPQIAYLLTAIAAEYDLHVPIRVVGQVAKLYDELDYECDHVTSIPEFGHTDECLESGVIAIAGPDVPREQSSGRLFGVLQEDPNACVVQLIGSGKTPRTNGQCTIHTHTLSNHPTRETLVEVHEAIDPTETVITHRHHGAKEAFNDLSGIVWGSGDTDENILYDGSQWRLPPWMGGGTVPRDAGRNLQQFAGAELMLSFSVPSLDRHSTPDLDAEGLNADQLASMLHQSQGAGRDTDIPDTSTASVGEPTYSTTQTMPSNNTNSDDADASDTPSHGLIRTTGPDGFDEIDPQLQDALDDGSLTEAKISKVIAAQKQAAEKAQDTETPTIEAESPTNAKTSSSGEKESGESDTEVDVDDSPDEAESTAEMSTATTDAEDADDGPELHDATTTNDTTNEAHDQSPQQEANAADTGESTVSEPEEAKSPAMETLQLNPAAVALADQALAAGSEAETITMVISTAVSEYVAALLAGDAAGTEEELFEIDFQGSPAAERALTAVIDDEVESLSALAAEGIAAAISSDNSVSREINVLESHYRYLDSILANDDYVFDSYEPVVEAAIAWYVSSNNES; translated from the coding sequence GTGCGTCTCTCGTTTAATCATGCCAATCCAAACAGCGGTAATGAGTCGTTTCTCCTTCGATTCGGAACTGGCAGTGCGGAGACGGCGTGCATTCTTGTTGATGCTGGCGACGGTGTCGATCTTGATTCGTTACTGAGTCCGAGTGATCAATTGGTGGCGATTTGTCTTACTCATGCACATGTCGACCACTATGCGGAATTAACCGCGGCACATCGTGATGACGTCCCGATATTCACGTCTCCTGCGACGGCGACCATCTTAGGAGATGTGTTTGATGTTGCCTCCAGTAAATACGATATCACTGCCTCTGAAGCGGTCACGTCTGCCATAGCTCCGATTGATGACTGGACAGATATTGTTCCCGGTATCGAAATCCATCCAGTGCCTGCGGGTCATGTCCCGGGAGCGGTCGGGTTCTTGTTCAGAGTGATAGATGACGATGACACGCATCACATATTAACAACGGGTGATTTCACGTCTCGTCGAGCAGGAGGGTTCCCCGGGTTTGACTCAGATGGATTCATTGACGTGGACGTGCTGTTTTTGACAGGTGCGACGAACAACAAGTTCGAATCAGCCATTACAGAGGCGTTGGGGACAGCCATTTCCCACGCCCATAGTGGCTCTCGGACCCTCGTAACTGCGAGCGGGCTTGTTGGCCCACAGATTGCGTATCTGCTCACAGCGATTGCTGCCGAGTATGATCTGCACGTTCCGATTCGTGTCGTCGGCCAAGTAGCAAAACTCTATGACGAATTAGACTACGAGTGCGACCACGTAACCTCGATCCCTGAGTTCGGTCATACCGACGAGTGTTTAGAATCCGGCGTGATTGCGATTGCTGGGCCAGATGTTCCCCGCGAACAGAGTAGTGGGCGGCTCTTCGGCGTGCTTCAGGAGGATCCGAATGCGTGTGTCGTCCAACTTATTGGCTCGGGGAAAACACCGCGGACAAACGGTCAGTGTACGATTCATACGCATACGCTTTCGAATCACCCTACGCGCGAGACGCTTGTTGAGGTGCATGAGGCGATTGATCCGACGGAGACGGTGATTACACACAGACATCACGGCGCAAAAGAGGCGTTCAATGATCTGTCTGGTATCGTATGGGGATCGGGGGATACTGATGAAAACATTCTCTATGACGGCTCACAGTGGCGTCTCCCACCGTGGATGGGTGGCGGTACTGTGCCCCGTGATGCGGGTCGTAATCTCCAGCAGTTCGCTGGGGCCGAGCTCATGTTATCGTTTTCTGTGCCGTCACTTGACCGCCATTCGACTCCAGACCTCGACGCCGAGGGACTCAATGCAGATCAGTTAGCTTCGATGTTACACCAGAGTCAGGGGGCTGGCAGAGATACGGACATCCCCGACACTAGCACTGCCTCCGTTGGTGAACCAACGTACTCCACGACGCAAACAATGCCGAGTAACAATACGAACTCAGACGACGCTGACGCATCGGACACCCCTTCACACGGGTTGATACGTACAACTGGTCCTGATGGTTTCGATGAAATTGATCCGCAACTACAGGACGCACTTGATGACGGCAGTCTGACAGAAGCTAAGATATCGAAAGTCATAGCTGCACAAAAGCAAGCCGCTGAAAAAGCACAAGACACAGAGACTCCGACGATTGAAGCCGAATCTCCAACTAATGCGAAGACATCGTCTTCAGGTGAAAAAGAAAGCGGTGAGAGTGACACGGAGGTAGACGTCGACGACTCACCAGACGAGGCAGAGTCAACTGCTGAGATGTCGACCGCAACCACTGATGCCGAAGATGCTGACGATGGACCAGAGCTACACGATGCGACCACTACGAATGATACCACAAATGAAGCTCACGACCAATCCCCACAGCAAGAAGCAAATGCCGCAGACACTGGTGAGTCAACTGTGAGTGAGCCTGAGGAAGCTAAGTCGCCAGCGATGGAGACGCTTCAGCTCAATCCAGCTGCTGTCGCGTTGGCTGACCAGGCTCTTGCGGCCGGTTCGGAGGCTGAAACGATCACGATGGTGATTTCAACGGCTGTCAGCGAGTATGTTGCTGCCCTCTTGGCTGGTGACGCTGCCGGTACCGAAGAGGAACTGTTTGAAATTGATTTCCAAGGGAGCCCGGCAGCCGAGCGTGCGCTTACGGCTGTCATTGATGACGAGGTAGAGTCCCTATCAGCGCTTGCTGCCGAAGGGATTGCAGCTGCGATTTCAAGCGACAATTCGGTCTCTCGAGAGATTAACGTTTTAGAGAGTCACTACCGATATCTGGATTCGATACTAGCTAATGACGACTATGTCTTCGATAGCTACGAACCAGTCGTCGA
- a CDS encoding DNA-directed RNA polymerase subunit epsilon — protein MSNERVESQEETTETETDQEVSETPELVPSNQQLRDHQPDAYTSGYDPFGETRVGIGTARGKLKRLIRLNEGRHQSDGSHSAREAARDKKRITESLCSALDVTTYQQRRAISAMSQMNLDRFGQQKQIEKVGLCTISVIVDRDRRHYFLGGNDPSDIDFSGVSQQDYPDRFSQQEDFQMLCSQYGVSKRDRYSVSQLVKKELKRIGYFDQENQPIQ, from the coding sequence ATGAGCAACGAACGTGTAGAGTCTCAGGAAGAGACGACCGAAACGGAGACTGACCAGGAAGTATCTGAAACTCCGGAACTGGTCCCGTCTAACCAACAACTGCGTGATCATCAGCCCGACGCCTACACATCCGGGTATGATCCGTTCGGAGAGACACGAGTCGGGATTGGGACGGCACGTGGGAAGCTCAAGCGACTCATTCGACTAAACGAGGGGCGACACCAAAGTGACGGCAGCCACAGTGCTCGTGAAGCCGCACGCGACAAGAAACGAATCACGGAGTCGCTTTGTTCAGCGCTCGACGTTACTACGTACCAACAACGTCGAGCTATCTCTGCGATGAGTCAGATGAACCTCGACCGTTTTGGCCAACAAAAACAGATCGAAAAGGTTGGGCTCTGTACAATTAGCGTCATCGTGGATCGGGATCGAAGGCACTATTTTTTGGGCGGCAACGATCCGAGCGACATCGATTTCTCCGGAGTAAGCCAGCAGGATTATCCAGATAGATTCAGCCAACAAGAAGACTTTCAGATGCTATGCTCTCAGTATGGGGTCTCCAAGCGTGACCGTTACAGTGTTAGTCAACTCGTTAAAAAGGAACTCAAGCGAATTGGGTACTTCGACCAAGAGAATCAGCCGATTCAGTAG
- a CDS encoding HNH endonuclease — protein sequence MPTDRLRSIVPMFGGGTRYVDTLDGIVEFVETHNPTTDEMVGWHRGTFPNVSSRDSIMRRVSYLQQVGFLHQENDWWVLGQVGREYVQDQRTETLLRIMCSRNVGLRSLLYALSAAPMTLAEISNQQLDTHPELGWSRGQTDMATQRVNWLRSMGLIEKQGDAYSLTSQGRQFVKSAVEKWADAELSTASSNEVKDGTYETTIHARIVDPEFRATVLARYDEKCPVSGVDHPGLLDVAHVLSWSEFPEYRADVSNVLPLSKTHHAAFDRELFTIDQKYRLQVNPAFETESELLQRTIINRAGERMSLPDGSVDREYVNRHNASLEWV from the coding sequence ATGCCAACGGATCGTCTCCGCAGTATTGTCCCAATGTTCGGCGGTGGGACCCGGTATGTCGACACGCTTGATGGGATTGTAGAGTTTGTTGAGACTCACAACCCAACGACTGACGAGATGGTTGGCTGGCATCGCGGTACATTTCCAAATGTGTCGAGTCGGGATTCGATTATGCGGCGAGTGAGCTACCTCCAACAGGTCGGATTCCTTCATCAAGAAAATGATTGGTGGGTGCTTGGGCAGGTTGGCCGTGAGTATGTCCAAGATCAGCGCACGGAAACCTTGCTTCGGATTATGTGTTCGCGGAACGTCGGGCTTCGAAGTTTGCTGTATGCGTTGTCTGCGGCTCCGATGACGTTGGCGGAGATTAGTAATCAACAACTGGATACCCACCCAGAGTTGGGGTGGTCGCGGGGGCAAACGGATATGGCGACCCAACGAGTGAACTGGCTTCGAAGCATGGGGTTGATCGAGAAACAGGGGGATGCGTATTCGCTCACATCCCAAGGGAGACAGTTCGTCAAGTCCGCGGTCGAAAAGTGGGCGGACGCCGAACTGTCGACAGCGTCAAGTAATGAGGTGAAAGACGGGACGTACGAAACGACGATCCATGCTCGGATAGTCGATCCCGAGTTCCGAGCGACCGTGCTGGCCCGGTACGATGAGAAATGCCCAGTGTCTGGTGTCGACCATCCTGGTTTGTTGGATGTTGCACACGTGTTGTCGTGGAGTGAGTTCCCCGAGTATCGGGCTGATGTGTCGAACGTGCTGCCGTTGAGTAAAACGCATCATGCGGCGTTCGACCGGGAATTGTTCACAATCGATCAAAAATATCGGTTACAGGTGAACCCGGCGTTCGAAACAGAGAGTGAGTTGCTGCAACGAACAATCATCAATCGTGCTGGTGAGCGAATGTCATTGCCTGATGGGAGTGTTGATCGAGAATACGTGAACCGGCATAATGCATCGCTTGAGTGGGTGTGA
- the queF gene encoding preQ(1) synthase yields MNSPNPNTLDVIENEYPNRKTKLELAAPEFSCLCPKKPSQPDFATIFIEYVPDEHIIELKSLKLYLTSYRDVEIYHEAATNQILDHLTDCISPHWMRITAQFNTRGGITTDVVVEYGDLDRDEIPSSSATRKENLGRIPSEK; encoded by the coding sequence ATGAATTCGCCTAATCCAAACACCCTGGACGTGATCGAAAACGAGTATCCCAACCGAAAAACAAAACTCGAACTTGCTGCGCCTGAATTTTCATGTCTATGTCCAAAAAAACCAAGCCAACCAGATTTCGCAACGATATTTATTGAATATGTCCCTGACGAACATATTATTGAATTAAAATCGCTAAAGCTCTACCTCACGTCATATCGAGATGTCGAGATATACCACGAAGCTGCGACAAATCAGATATTAGATCACCTTACAGACTGTATATCTCCCCACTGGATGCGAATTACTGCACAATTCAACACCCGAGGAGGGATCACCACAGATGTAGTTGTTGAATATGGCGATCTCGATAGAGATGAGATCCCCAGTAGTAGCGCCACTCGAAAAGAAAACCTCGGGAGAATCCCCTCTGAAAAATGA